The window TTCTTTTCGGAAATCATCAGCTCAGAATACATTGATCCTTCTCATTGTGTGGGTTAGCGTTAATTTTATTATTCCGATGAGCAGTAATATCCTGATCCAAAAAACCTATCCTGTTCATGAGTCCCTTAAAGCTGTCATGGAACAGAGAGAGGGTTATCACAACAAATGGGATGAAGCCAAGCGTCCTACTATGGAAAAGTTTTATAAAGTATATCCTCAGTACAAAAATTTCAAGGTAGAAGAAAATGATACTTTTACCTGGACCTGGTATTATGCCATGCAGCATATGGGAGATCTGGAGTCTGCAAAATCTTCAGAATTGTATACCGAAAAAATGCAGAAACGAAATCAGGCAGCCGTCTATTTAGGCTATTTCCTTCCGAATCTTCATACCCAGCTCGTAGGGAGTCATCTGGCGAGAACTGATATGAATAATCAATTGCAATATGCTTCTTCACTTAAGAAATTCCATGAGAAAAAACGGTTGTTCTTCTACCCGCTTATTTTCTCGGGAAAGAATGCCGAATCTATAAACTGGGCACAGCAAACCATACAGGTATCCGGCTTGTCTGAACATTTGAAATGGGTTCAGCTACTCCTGCCCTATCTTATCTTCATTGCTTTATTCATAATCCTCTCACAAAACAAATACAGAAAACTATGTTAAAAACCATCAACTTACATAAAAAATACAACGATTTCACAGCCCTTCATTCTCTTAATCTGGAAGTAAAGAAAGGGGAAATCTTCGCTCTTCTGGGACAAAACGGAGCCGGAAAAAGTACAACGATCAATATTCTTCTGGGGCTCATTAAAGCGACTTCCGGAGATGCTTTCATAAATGGTATATCTGTAAAAGATGAGCCGCAAAAAATTAAAAAGCATCTGGCTTACATTCCTGAAACAGTGCTTTTATATCCGCATCTTACAGGAATAGAAAACCTTGATTTTTTCTCCAAAATTGCAGGATTTAATTATCAGAAAGAAGAATTATCTGCACTCCTTAAGCGCACCGGATTACAGGAAACAGCTCACCAGAAAGCATTGGGAGGTTATTCTAAAGGAATGCGCCAGAAAGTAGGAATTGCCATTGCCCTCGCCAAAGATGCAAAAGTATTGCTCCTTGATGAGCCTACAAGCGGATTGGATCCTATAGCCACCGCAGAATTTACAGAAATTGTGCGCCAGCTCGGTAAAGAAGGCCGGACTGTTTTAATGGCTACCCATGATATTTTCAATGCGGTAAGTGTAGCGTCCAATATCGGAATTATGAAACAGGGAGAACTGGTACAGAACTTACCTTCCAAAGCATTTACAGCTCAGGAACTACAGGAACTGTATCTGAAAACGATTTAATATTCAGTTACTTTCATATTAATATCAATTGGTTGATGCCCGGTGACGTTTTTGTTACCGGGCATTTTGCTGATATTATGTGAATTATGCCAATGCCTTTTTGTATTCAGATAAAGCTCTTTCACGGGCAAAAGTATGCTCTACTATAGGAGAAGGATATGCTGGCGTATTCCATTCCGGAAGCCATTTTTTTATATAAAGCAGGTCTTTATCAAATTTTTCAGTCTGAGCCGTCGGATTGAAAACCCTGAAATAAGGAGCTGCGTCACAACCGCTGCCTGCCGCCCACTGCCAGTTTCCATTGTTGGCAGACAGATCATAATCATTGAGTTTTGAGGCAAAATAGGCTTCACCCCAACGCCAGTCGATCAACAAATGTTTACAGAG of the Chryseobacterium viscerum genome contains:
- a CDS encoding ABC transporter ATP-binding protein; this translates as MLKTINLHKKYNDFTALHSLNLEVKKGEIFALLGQNGAGKSTTINILLGLIKATSGDAFINGISVKDEPQKIKKHLAYIPETVLLYPHLTGIENLDFFSKIAGFNYQKEELSALLKRTGLQETAHQKALGGYSKGMRQKVGIAIALAKDAKVLLLDEPTSGLDPIATAEFTEIVRQLGKEGRTVLMATHDIFNAVSVASNIGIMKQGELVQNLPSKAFTAQELQELYLKTI